From a region of the Triticum aestivum cultivar Chinese Spring chromosome 7D, IWGSC CS RefSeq v2.1, whole genome shotgun sequence genome:
- the LOC123165836 gene encoding rhamnogalacturonan I rhamnosyltransferase 1 yields the protein MAWKAAMGGKAAGIGGEKLKCPPSSAARSRMKLWMVRATTTVLLWTCVMQLTAVGETWGPRVLKGWPSCLTAPEEAAAVRPAVVDRAALLPPKRIYRNNGYLMVSCNGGLNQMRAAICDMVVIARYLNVTLVVPELDKTSFWNDPSEFQDIFDVEHFITSLRDEVRILRELPPRVKRRVELGMFHSMPPISWSDISYYHNQILPFIRKHKVLHLNRTDARLANNGLPMEIQKLRCRVNYASLRFTAEIEDLGKRVIRILRQNGPFLVLHLRYEMDMLAFSGCTQGCSNEEAEELTRMRYAYPWWKEKIIDSDLKRKDGFCPLTPEETALVLRALDIDRSMQIYIAAGEIYGGKRRMAALTSAYPNVVRKETLLEPSDLMFFQNHSSQMAALDYMVSLESDIFVPTYDGNMAKVVEGHRRFMGFKKTILLDRKLIVDLADQYNNGSLRWDEFSLLIKAAHAGRMGSASKRTVIPDRPKEEDYFYANPQECLQGPDRLRTS from the exons ATGGCGTGGAAGGCGGCCATGGGGGGTAAGGCGGCCGGCATCGGAGGCGAGAAGCTCAAGTGCCCGCCGTCGTCCGCCGCAAGGTCGCGGATGAAGCTCTGGATGGTGCGCGCCACCACCACCGTCCTGCTCTGGACCTGCGTCATGCAGCTCACCGCCGTCGGCGAGACGTGGGGGCCCCGGGTGCTCAAGGGATGGCCCTCCTGCCTCACGGCCCCCGAGGAGGCCGCTGCCGTGCGCCCGGCCGTCGTCGACAGGGCCGCGTTGCTGCCGCCCAAAA GAATTTACAGGAACAATGGTTATTTGATGGTCTCATGCAATGGTGGTCTTAACCAAATGCGAGCTGCT ATATGTGACATGGTTGTAATAGCAAGATATTTAAATGTCACTTTGGTTGTGCCAGAGTTGGACAAGACTTCGTTTTGGAATGACCCGAG TGAGTTCCAAGATATATTTGACGTCGAACACTTTATAACCTCCTTACGAGACGAAGTTCGCATACTGAGAGAACTGCCTCCAAGGGTAAAGCGAAGAGTTGAACTTGGTATGTTCCACTCAATGCCACCTATCAGTTGGTCTGATATCTCCTATTACCATAATCAG ATTCTTCCGTTTATTCGGAAACACAAGGTTCTGCATTTGAATAGAACTGACGCTAGGCTAGCAAACAATGGTTTACCTATGGAGATTCAAAAACTGAGATGCCGAGTAAATTATGCCTCTCTAAGATTCACCGCCGAAATTGAAGATCTGGGCAAGCGTGTAATTAGAATACTTCGCCAAAATGGTCCTTTCTTGGTACTTCATTTACGTTACGAAATGGATATGCTGGCTTTCTCTGGTTGTACTCAAGGGTGCAGTAACGAAGAGGCAGAAGAGCTCACAAGAATGAG GTATGCTTATCCGTGGTGGAAAGAGAAAATCATTGACTCGGATTTGAAAAGAAAAGATGGCTTTTGCCCATTGACGCCAGAGGAGACCGCTCTTGTTCTCAGAGCATTGGATATTGATAGAAGTATGCAAATATACATCGCAGCTGGGGAAATATACGGTGGAAAACGCAGGATGGCAGCTCTCACTTCAGCTTATCCGAATGTG GTGAGGAAAGAGACACTTCTGGAACCTTCTGATCTAATGTTCTTCCAGAACCATTCGTCCCAGATGGCTGCACTGGACTACATGGTTTCTTTAGAAAGTGATATATTTGTTCCAACATATGATGGCAATATGGCTAAAGTTGTCGAGGGTCATCGCAG GTTCATGGGTTTCAAGAAGACGATCTTGTTAGATCGAAAACTCATCGTGGACCTAGCGGACCAGTACAACAACGGTTCATTGCGATGGGATGAGTTCTCTTTGCTGATCAAGGCTGCCCACGCAGGGCGGATGGGATCAGCCTCGAAGCGGACAGTGATTCCCGACAGACCCAAGGAGGAGGACTACTTCTACGCAAACCCCCAGGAGTGCCTGCAAGGCCCCGACCGCCTACGCACATCATGA
- the LOC123166728 gene encoding UDP-glycosyltransferase 91D2 — protein MHAHLWPTLTQEARTRMDAADSSPMDIVLFPWLAFGHMLPFLELAERLAARGHRVSFVSTPRNISRLPPAVDVHLVALPLPRVDGLPEGAEATTDLPPGKGELLQKASDGLAGPFSALLDGDKKPDWVVVDTLHYLAAAAAVDRGVPSVMFATCSSASTALWGVPRMSTTVDPELGASLGQRFMLTYQSCKMVAQRCCMEFDPDSVVLLPGIYGKPLVPLGLLPPPLRSNGGDALVSWLDRQPAKSVVYVALGSEAPLSTELVHELAIGLELAGAAFLWALRKPSGVPDDEVLPPGFQERTKHRGLVTMGMVPQTRVLAHDSVGAFLTHCGWSSAIEGMQYGRPLVMLPFFGDQGPIARLMDGKKVGLPVPRNGKDGSSFDREGVASAVRAVVVEEEGRRVFAANAKKLQQIVADTACHETCIDNFVQQLRFYKG, from the coding sequence ATGCATGCTCACCTTTGGCCGACGTTGACCCAGGAGGCCAGGACCAGGATGGACGCCGCCGACTCGTCGCCGATGGACATCGTCCTCTTCCCGTGGCTCGCGTTCGGTCACATGCTCCCCTTCCTCGAGCTCGCGGAGCGTCTGGCGGCCCGCGGTCACCGCGTCTCCTTCGTCTCGACGCCGCGCAACATCAGCCGGCTCCCGCCGGCAGTCGACGTCCACCTAGTGGCCCTGCCGCTCCCCCGCGTGGATGGCCTCCCCGAGGGAGCCGAGGCCACCACCGACCTCCCGCCGGGCAAGGGCGAGCTCCTCCAGAAGGCCTCCGACGGCCTCGCCGGGCCATTCTCCGCCTTGCTAGACGGCGACAAGAAGCCGGACTGGGTCGTCGTCGACACATTGCActacctagccgccgccgccgccgtcgaccgggGCGTGCCGTCCGTGATGTTCGCCACCTGCTCCTCCGCGTCGACCGCCCTCTGGGGCGTTCCGCGCATGTCGACGACCGTTGACCCGGAGCTAGGGGCTTCGCTAGGCCAGCGCTTCATGTTAACCTACCAGAGCTGCAAGATGGTGGCACAGCGGTGCTGCATGGAGTTCGATCCCGACAGCGTGGTTCTGCTGCCCGGCATCTACGGCAAGCCGCTCGTCCCTCTCGgcctgctgccgccgcctctgAGGTCCAACGGAGGCGACGCGCTCGTGTCGTGGCTCGACCGGCAGCCGGCGAAATCCGTCGTCTACGTCGCGCTGGGAAGCGAGGCGCCGCTGAGCACGGAGCTGGTGCACGAGCTAGCCATCGGCCTGGAGCTCGCCGGGGCGGCGTTCCTCTGGGCGCTGAGGAAGCCCAGCGGCGTCCCCGACGACGAGGTCCTTCCTCCGGGTTTCCAGGAGCGCACCAAGCACCGCGGGCTCGTGACAATGGGGATGGTCCCGCAGACCAGGGTGCTGGCGCACGACTCCGTCGGCGCGTTCCTGACGCACTGCGGGTGGAGCTCCGCCATCGAGGGGATGCAGTATGGACGCCCCCTTGTCATGCTGCCATTCTTCGGAGACCAAGGGCCAATCGCTCGGCTAATGGACGGGAAGAAGGTTGGATTGCCGGTGCCTAGGAACGGCAAGGATGGATCGTCTTTTGACCGAGAAGGCGTCGCGTCGGCGGTCCGGGCCGTCGTGGTGGAGGAAGAAGGTAGACGTGTCTTCGCGGCCAATGCCAAGAAGCTCCAACAGATTGTCGCGGATACTGCATGCCACGAGACGTGCATTGATAATTTCGTTCAGCAACTACGATTCTACAAGGGGTAG